The proteins below are encoded in one region of Spirochaeta isovalerica:
- a CDS encoding serine hydrolase domain-containing protein: MTLIDNIRDKAGEINFSGMVLVRDGQNPLYREAFGYADRSNRIPNREKTRFAIASGTKTFTAAGIFRLIDRGKLTLDTPLHSVVKEDFPLIDKAVTIDSLLSHRSGIYDYLDEELIDDYDGFELAVPNHKLYGPRDYIPMLHGDMKFPPGERFSYSNSGYILLALVIETLSGQSFSGFIEEEVFKPAGMNHSGFFEMNRLPGDTAYGYIDDNKDWKTNIFDVPVKGCGDGGAFTTAEDLSLFWFGLMKGSLLSEHSLACMTEKVSSVKPETGYGRGLWIGFDREKYLYMEGCDAGVSCLSVYYSDARYFTVLSNTTTGAYPLRTLIHEQLKSRPASKKRDYRKSSSKSMNGTGI; the protein is encoded by the coding sequence TTGACATTAATAGATAATATCAGAGACAAAGCGGGTGAAATAAACTTCTCCGGAATGGTTCTGGTTCGCGATGGTCAGAATCCTCTCTACAGGGAAGCCTTCGGTTATGCGGACCGGAGCAACAGGATTCCCAATAGGGAAAAGACCCGTTTCGCCATAGCTTCGGGAACAAAAACATTCACTGCCGCCGGTATTTTCCGGCTGATAGACCGGGGAAAACTGACTCTGGATACACCTTTGCACAGTGTTGTTAAAGAAGACTTTCCCCTGATTGATAAGGCCGTGACCATAGACAGCCTCTTAAGCCATAGATCGGGAATATACGATTATCTCGATGAAGAGCTGATAGATGATTATGACGGATTTGAGCTTGCGGTACCCAATCACAAGCTTTACGGTCCCCGGGATTATATTCCCATGCTTCACGGGGATATGAAATTTCCGCCGGGCGAAAGATTCTCCTACAGCAATTCCGGATATATTCTGCTGGCTCTGGTCATAGAAACACTATCGGGACAATCCTTTTCCGGATTTATTGAAGAGGAGGTTTTCAAACCGGCGGGGATGAACCATTCGGGCTTTTTCGAAATGAATCGTTTACCCGGCGATACGGCTTATGGGTATATTGATGATAATAAGGACTGGAAAACCAATATTTTCGATGTGCCTGTAAAAGGCTGCGGCGACGGCGGAGCCTTTACGACTGCCGAAGATCTGAGCCTTTTCTGGTTCGGCCTGATGAAAGGATCGCTTTTATCGGAGCATTCCCTGGCCTGTATGACGGAAAAGGTCTCTTCTGTCAAACCGGAGACCGGGTACGGAAGAGGACTCTGGATCGGCTTTGACCGGGAGAAATATCTCTATATGGAAGGCTGTGATGCTGGCGTATCCTGTCTTTCCGTCTATTATTCAGATGCCCGTTATTTTACTGTGCTGTCCAATACGACGACCGGGGCTTATCCATTGAGAACACTTATTCATGAGCAATTGAAGTCCAGACCGGCAAGTAAAAAACGCGATTACAGAAAATCAAGTTCGAAATCGATGAACGGGACAGGGATATGA
- a CDS encoding AEC family transporter, whose amino-acid sequence MFNTLSRFIPLFLIMFVGYILRRRDILTDAVVAGLKKIVVTTALPSVLFLSFLTMTIEAKALWLFSGTFILCILLYLFGIFLNRTKLCAYPLSPFFFTGFEFGMVGIALFSGIFGVENLHYILLIGLGHEFFIWFFYAPLLESKEKGTVDAKLIILNFFKSPIIIAILTAILLNLTGLYDMVSDKAPALLIQETLEMLAAIVTPLILLVLGSNLQFSTIPFKKGFHLIAFRFLGVLIGATALAFFTNRFVMPVNSMMLYAFITFFLLPPPFIIPVFLGERHREESRFYNSILILATLVTLAVFPLVLTFLGIF is encoded by the coding sequence ATGTTCAATACACTATCCCGATTTATTCCTCTTTTTCTCATTATGTTTGTCGGTTACATCCTGCGCCGCCGCGATATCCTCACTGATGCGGTCGTCGCCGGTCTCAAGAAGATCGTCGTCACGACTGCCCTGCCGTCAGTCCTTTTTCTGTCCTTTCTGACAATGACTATCGAGGCTAAGGCTCTCTGGCTTTTCTCCGGAACCTTTATCCTCTGCATACTCCTCTATCTGTTCGGTATATTTTTAAACAGGACAAAGCTCTGCGCCTATCCGCTGTCGCCTTTCTTTTTTACAGGGTTCGAGTTCGGCATGGTGGGGATCGCCCTCTTTTCCGGGATATTCGGAGTGGAAAACCTTCATTACATACTGCTTATAGGTCTGGGGCACGAGTTTTTCATCTGGTTTTTCTATGCGCCGCTTCTCGAATCGAAAGAGAAGGGGACCGTGGATGCAAAGCTGATCATCCTCAACTTTTTCAAATCACCGATTATTATCGCCATACTGACAGCCATACTGCTCAATCTGACCGGACTCTACGATATGGTGTCAGATAAAGCTCCGGCTCTACTCATTCAGGAAACTCTTGAAATGCTGGCTGCCATCGTTACGCCGCTGATTCTTCTGGTTCTGGGATCGAATCTCCAGTTCAGCACCATCCCCTTTAAAAAGGGATTTCACCTTATAGCCTTCCGCTTCCTGGGAGTCCTTATCGGAGCGACAGCATTGGCGTTCTTTACCAACCGCTTCGTCATGCCGGTGAATTCGATGATGCTCTACGCTTTTATCACCTTTTTCCTGCTGCCTCCGCCCTTCATCATTCCCGTTTTTCTCGGGGAAAGGCATCGGGAAGAGAGCCGGTTCTACAACAGCATCCTGATTCTGGCTACGCTGGTGACTCTGGCGGTTTTTCCTTTGGTTCTCACATTCCTGGGGATTTTCTAG
- the ung gene encoding uracil-DNA glycosylase, with protein MKRDIKLHESWQAVMADEFEKPYMTDLRRFLLEEKKQGKTIFPPGQQIFSAMDRTPFDKVKVVILGQDPYHGPGQAHGLCFSVQPGVAPPPSLVNIYKEMESDLGLKPPAHGCLNSWADQGILLLNAVLTVEARKAGSHQGRGWEQLTDRVIRELEERRKNLVFILWGSYARKKGSFIRKDRHFVIESPHPSPLSSYRGFFGSRPFSRTNEYLEKTGQKPVQWQLPEQADL; from the coding sequence ATGAAAAGAGATATCAAGCTGCACGAAAGCTGGCAGGCCGTTATGGCCGATGAATTTGAAAAACCCTACATGACAGATCTTCGCCGTTTCCTGCTGGAAGAGAAAAAGCAGGGAAAGACCATCTTTCCACCGGGACAGCAGATCTTCTCGGCTATGGACAGGACGCCCTTTGACAAAGTGAAAGTCGTGATTCTGGGACAGGATCCCTATCATGGCCCCGGTCAGGCCCACGGGCTTTGTTTCTCCGTTCAGCCCGGTGTGGCTCCTCCCCCGAGCCTGGTCAACATCTACAAGGAAATGGAAAGCGATCTTGGATTAAAACCTCCTGCTCACGGATGCCTCAACAGCTGGGCCGATCAGGGGATTCTATTGCTCAATGCCGTTCTGACAGTGGAAGCCCGGAAGGCGGGGTCCCATCAGGGCCGCGGTTGGGAACAGTTAACTGACCGTGTCATCAGAGAGCTGGAGGAGAGAAGAAAAAATCTCGTTTTCATACTCTGGGGATCCTATGCCAGAAAGAAAGGAAGTTTTATCCGGAAGGACAGGCACTTTGTAATAGAGAGCCCCCATCCCTCCCCGCTTTCCTCCTACAGGGGATTTTTCGGCAGCCGTCCTTTTTCCCGAACCAATGAATATCTGGAAAAGACAGGACAGAAACCAGTTCAATGGCAGCTGCCGGAACAGGCTGATCTCTAA
- a CDS encoding sensor domain-containing protein, giving the protein MTAFTPDSKILNDIFNNTPVGMCITNGNGLYDFVNRAYCRIYGYEAEELIGRSFLTVVPEDQHKLLEDLHNDFLKNGVEVHGEWEVVDKKGRVLSIIADALRVFGSDGNARKVTFVIDITELKSTAEKLQESKDFLTRKVSEKTSELNEIIDHLKNQVEQLYRTESKLLNIRKNLQDAQRLARLGSWEWIIEQNRIEWSDETFRIFGLDPDLFEATLEAYLQSVHPDDRQMLSSLIEKTLKEKESYTIEHRVVHSDGTELTVQGMGQVEVDESGKPVRFYGTVQDITDKVETDRQIRRLTRVLQESSSIIIITDADRVIEYVNSRFEEVTGYRPDQAIGQKAYLFTSYDRTRSDSLEIWNTISTGNSWRGRFKNRRMNGEYFWVEATISPIQDETGKITNYLAIEDDITSMLKAEEQAKYLTTFDKTTGLYNRSSIIGILEKKIVKKSPFSLLMIDIDDFRLINENYGLRVGDLYLQAVVKTVKGIAENCCSGKYHFGRLGEDDLLLILPEIHKEIGNEINSAVETLRVGTESVESTVSIGVAGFPEEGEEVKDLLTKLDIALYRAKEKGKNQCHHYTSDDDRLSEIHTRFSLRRRILDALEEDRFVIWFQPILNLESNQVHHFEVLVRMKEKDGSIALPGSFIPAAESFGLVGSIDRIVAQKAIAYQAFLAGKGIHISLSMNLSGKDLADEKLLGFLKNEVQESGADPEKIVFEITETAAIEDLPRAVEFIANLKELGCKFSLDDFGVGFTSFVYLRDLKVDFIKIDGAFVRSLSRNKDDRTIVKAVSLVARDMGIKSIAEFVQTEADKKILKDLGVDFVQGYLIGKPDPSPLNVLGIELV; this is encoded by the coding sequence ATGACCGCTTTTACTCCGGATAGTAAAATTCTCAATGACATTTTTAATAACACGCCCGTTGGAATGTGCATAACGAACGGGAATGGGCTTTACGATTTTGTAAATAGGGCTTATTGCCGGATTTACGGGTATGAAGCCGAAGAACTCATCGGCCGCTCTTTCCTGACCGTTGTCCCGGAAGACCAACACAAATTGCTGGAAGATCTTCACAATGATTTTCTGAAAAACGGGGTAGAAGTTCACGGGGAATGGGAGGTCGTCGACAAAAAAGGGCGGGTTCTCTCCATCATAGCCGATGCCCTCAGGGTGTTCGGCAGCGACGGGAATGCCAGGAAAGTCACTTTTGTTATCGATATTACCGAGCTGAAATCGACGGCGGAAAAGCTTCAGGAAAGTAAAGATTTTCTGACTCGGAAAGTATCGGAGAAAACATCAGAATTGAATGAGATCATCGATCATCTGAAAAATCAGGTGGAACAGCTGTACCGAACGGAAAGTAAGCTCCTGAACATTCGGAAAAACCTGCAGGATGCTCAGAGGCTGGCCAGACTGGGCAGCTGGGAATGGATTATAGAGCAAAACAGGATTGAATGGTCTGATGAAACATTCCGTATCTTCGGACTGGATCCCGATCTTTTTGAAGCCACACTGGAAGCATATTTACAGTCTGTTCACCCCGATGACAGGCAAATGCTGTCAAGTCTTATTGAAAAAACTCTGAAGGAAAAAGAATCCTATACAATAGAGCACAGGGTCGTTCACTCCGACGGAACTGAATTGACTGTTCAGGGTATGGGACAGGTGGAAGTCGATGAATCGGGAAAACCTGTCAGATTTTACGGAACCGTTCAGGATATTACGGATAAAGTCGAAACTGACAGACAAATACGGCGCTTGACCAGAGTCCTTCAGGAAAGCTCCAGTATCATTATCATAACCGATGCTGATCGTGTCATCGAATATGTCAACTCTCGCTTTGAAGAGGTCACGGGGTACAGGCCCGATCAGGCGATAGGTCAGAAAGCCTATCTCTTTACCAGCTATGACAGAACCAGAAGCGATTCTCTGGAGATCTGGAACACCATCTCCACAGGGAACAGCTGGAGAGGCCGTTTTAAAAACCGCAGGATGAACGGTGAATATTTCTGGGTCGAGGCAACCATCTCTCCGATTCAGGATGAGACGGGAAAAATCACCAATTACCTGGCTATTGAAGATGATATTACCTCCATGCTGAAAGCGGAGGAACAGGCAAAGTACCTTACAACTTTCGATAAGACAACGGGTCTCTATAACCGCAGCTCGATAATCGGAATTCTGGAAAAAAAGATAGTTAAGAAGTCTCCTTTCTCTTTGCTGATGATCGATATCGATGATTTCCGGTTAATTAATGAAAATTATGGACTCCGAGTCGGAGACCTGTATTTACAGGCTGTGGTTAAAACTGTGAAAGGAATTGCCGAGAATTGCTGTTCCGGAAAATATCATTTCGGCAGACTGGGTGAAGATGATCTTCTGCTCATTCTTCCGGAAATTCATAAGGAAATTGGAAACGAAATCAACTCGGCCGTTGAAACTCTCAGAGTCGGAACGGAATCCGTGGAGTCGACAGTCAGCATAGGAGTGGCCGGCTTCCCTGAAGAGGGGGAAGAGGTTAAAGACCTTTTGACTAAACTGGATATTGCTCTCTACAGAGCGAAGGAGAAAGGCAAGAACCAGTGTCATCATTACACTTCTGATGATGACCGGTTGTCGGAAATCCACACTCGTTTTTCTCTGCGCCGGCGTATTCTCGATGCACTTGAAGAGGATCGTTTCGTCATCTGGTTCCAGCCCATATTGAACCTGGAGAGCAATCAGGTTCACCACTTCGAAGTTCTGGTCAGGATGAAAGAGAAAGATGGATCCATAGCCCTGCCGGGATCGTTTATACCCGCTGCCGAATCTTTCGGACTTGTCGGGAGCATTGACAGGATCGTCGCGCAGAAAGCCATAGCCTATCAGGCCTTTCTCGCTGGAAAGGGGATTCATATTTCTCTGTCCATGAATCTTTCGGGAAAGGATCTTGCCGATGAAAAACTCCTCGGTTTTCTGAAGAATGAAGTTCAGGAAAGCGGCGCCGATCCGGAGAAAATTGTTTTTGAAATTACGGAGACAGCCGCGATTGAGGATCTTCCCAGAGCCGTGGAGTTCATTGCCAATCTTAAAGAGCTGGGCTGTAAATTTTCCCTGGATGATTTCGGTGTCGGCTTTACGTCCTTTGTCTATTTAAGGGATCTGAAAGTGGATTTTATTAAAATCGACGGCGCTTTTGTCCGCTCGCTCTCCAGAAATAAAGACGACCGGACCATCGTCAAGGCTGTCTCCCTGGTCGCAAGGGATATGGGCATAAAGTCTATTGCTGAATTTGTCCAGACCGAAGCGGACAAGAAAATCCTCAAAGACCTGGGAGTCGATTTTGTTCAGGGGTACCTGATCGGAAAACCCGATCCTTCACCCCTTAACGTGCTGGGAATTGAACTGGTATAG